One stretch of Ornithinimicrobium ciconiae DNA includes these proteins:
- a CDS encoding TrmB family transcriptional regulator gives MRADAYVLAGLVRGLSMGLDAFTIRKQLVRHGNRDVHNLLSNRATMQALTDKARLHITRSQAGVSDRVRAARALVGVVLGPGRLGVTDRAVLAHLALASMTSGWATIQTSRDTVAYELGLPVPTVRDSLRRLVERGYVRVHAQRQGHAHVYKLGLLRSAGDRATALLLDEVVTALVDGDDSNRVAKILRSVDSPRWGYSAVQGHASWLYLATDAAGQEWPLGPRSKRRATESVGAPVASVINDAINRKAAAREELANRQQGRMEGVEQARLNRTEALATVDWLVDRTGNPKLLIEPGERMQWVRAARAQLGSGGGWDRGQVRATLARRLAMCGWPEKAARSAAQAVTKEQ, from the coding sequence ATGCGGGCAGACGCGTACGTCCTGGCCGGTCTGGTCCGGGGTCTGTCCATGGGTCTCGACGCGTTCACGATCCGTAAACAACTCGTCCGTCACGGGAACCGAGACGTGCACAACCTGCTGTCGAACCGGGCCACCATGCAAGCCCTCACCGACAAGGCCCGCCTGCACATCACACGCTCCCAAGCGGGGGTGAGCGACCGGGTCAGAGCGGCGCGTGCCCTGGTCGGGGTGGTCCTCGGGCCGGGTCGGTTGGGCGTGACGGACCGGGCTGTCCTAGCGCACCTGGCGCTGGCTTCGATGACGTCTGGCTGGGCGACGATCCAGACGTCTCGGGACACCGTGGCCTACGAGCTGGGCCTGCCTGTTCCGACGGTGCGGGACTCGCTGCGGAGGCTGGTCGAGCGGGGCTATGTCCGGGTGCACGCGCAGCGACAGGGTCACGCTCACGTCTACAAACTGGGACTGCTCAGGAGTGCAGGCGACCGGGCGACAGCACTGCTTCTGGACGAGGTCGTGACGGCCCTGGTTGACGGTGACGACAGCAACCGGGTCGCCAAGATCCTGCGGTCGGTGGACAGTCCCCGGTGGGGCTACTCGGCGGTTCAGGGCCACGCCAGCTGGCTATACCTGGCGACGGATGCAGCCGGGCAGGAATGGCCGCTCGGACCGCGGTCGAAGCGCCGGGCGACCGAGTCTGTGGGCGCCCCGGTGGCATCCGTCATCAACGACGCCATCAACCGGAAAGCGGCGGCTCGGGAGGAACTGGCCAACAGGCAGCAGGGCCGTATGGAAGGGGTCGAGCAGGCCCGTCTCAATAGGACCGAGGCCCTCGCCACGGTCGACTGGCTGGTGGACCGGACCGGCAACCCGAAGCTGCTCATTGAACCCGGTGAGCGGATGCAGTGGGTGAGGGCGGCGAGGGCACAGCTCGGGTCCGGCGGCGGCTGGGACCGTGGGCAGGTCAGGGCAACCCTGGCCCGCCGGCTGGCCATGTGCGGCTGGCCGGAGAAGGCAGCACGTTCAGCAGCTCAGGCAGTGACGAAGGAGCAGTAA